A region of the Synechococcus sp. PCC 7502 genome:
AGACTTAGTTCCCGATGGTTGGAATAAAGAAGACCTGATTGACTATGCACGTCGTAATTTGGCACTGGGGGATATTTATACTAAGGCACTGCCACGGGGACCAGTTTTAGACTTTTGTCAAATTCCCCTAACTTTGGCACATGCTACCTTAGAAGCGATCGCCCACGGTGCAGACAAACTCACAAGGTCTAATGTCATGGCATTAATTGAACGAGTATGCAGCTAAATATGGTCGTACTCAAATATGTGTAGTATGTTGATGTGCCAAGGCTTTATCCTTTATCGTCTAAAACTAACTACCTGTAACACTTGCCAGAAGTTTTACAGGTTTATCCACACTTTTTATAGTACTACTCTAAGTATATTTACCAATGAATGTCTATTCTCAATCTGCAAAATTGCAATCAGTTAATAATAATCTCAGTAAATCAGCCACACGATCCAAGGTTAACCAAGAAAGTGCGGACATCCGTAAAATTGGACTTAATCCTAATTTTTGGTATCCCTTAGCTCGCTCAAAAAACTTGCGCATAGGGAAGCCTTTGGCGGTTACCTTTGCAGGTGAACCAATTATGCTTGTCCGTCCTGAAAAGGGTGATTTATTTGCCCTTGAAGATCGTTGTGCCCATCGCCAAATCCCACTTCATCTCGGAGTAGTAAGAGGAGAACGGGTGCAATGTCATTACCACTGTTGGACGTATGATCGTCAGGGATCATGCGTTAATATTCCCTATTTAGATGGGCAAAAACATCTTCCCAATGGGGTACATAGTTATCCAGTACGAGAAGCCTATGGACTGATCTTTGTCTATACTGGTGATCTCAATGCTTCTGGGTTTTCCCAGTTTCCGGAAGTCCAAACTTTTGCTAATCCCAAGTATAAAACTCGTATCCTTGATCGTTCTATTTCCTGTCATTACTCGTTTATGCATGAAAATTTGATGGACATGAATCATCAGTTTCTGCACCGTAGTTTAATGGGATTAATTCGTACTACATTGCTAGATATTCGAGCTAAAGATGGCTGGGTAGAAGCAGATTATACGTTCTCACGCTTGGCAGGTAAGCAGTCTCTTGGGGAAAAGTTTATAATTGGCAGTCGCAAAATTGAGACCGATGAGATTGATAAAATGACGATCCGCACAGGCTATCCCTATCAAACTCTTAAATTTTGGATGGCAGGGAGTAGTGAACCAGCTTTAGATTTATGGAATTGCTATGTGCCCACAGATCGTGAACAAAGACAAAATCAGACTTATGGACTATTGATGATTGCTAAACCAAGCATTACCATGCTGATTCACTTGCTTTGGCCATTTATTGTGGCTTTTACCAATGGTATTTTTGCTCAAGATCAAGAAATTGTCGAGGTTGAGCAACGAGCATTTGATCAACAGGGCGCAGATTGGAATCATGAAATTTCTCCAGCAATTTTGCAGCTCAGAAAGCTTCTAATTCATGCGGGTGTTCCTTTAAATTTTTAGCCTTAATAATATCCATTTGCCCTACTTTTAGGGGCATAAATTTCTATAAAATTATTAACCAAGCTTAGAGAAAAACTTACAGATTGGTTTTAGCTTTTTGATTTCTTTTTGCTTAAACCCAAACTAGGTTAATAATAGGAGTTACGCACTCAAATTTGCCCAGTACTTATAGACGGAAGTTTGAGGGCTGTGCCCTAAATTGGGGCTTTACTCCAAACCCCTTTGGATCCAAGATTTCTTTTATGTTGTGTAAGCCCTGAATAAGCCTTGACTAAATTTATAAGTAGTTCAGGGATTTACTTTTGAGCAAGCTTGGCTATATCCATGTGTTCATACTTCTCAAAGGGTTGATGAATCCAAGGACTATCAGGAAGATAATCCACATAAAAATCTGGGACATATATACTTACTGCCTTATACCAAATTACCGCTGTTCTGATCTCAGACACATCATAATGCTCATGCTCATTCAGCCAAACTATGGTCTGCCCTAATGTCATACCCGAATCAACTAAATCATCTACCAACAGCACCTTATCCCCAAGGGTGGGAGTAGTCATGGAAATAGATTTAGCAAAGGTAAGCCTAGGACGACGCACCTTATCATCATAGGAGCTAGCAGAAAGAATAGCGAGAGGTTTATTAAATATGCGGGAAAAAATATCACCGACTCGTAAGCCACCTCTGGCTAAACATAGAATTTGATTAAATTCCCAACCAGAACGATAAATTTTAACTGCTAACTGCTCAATTTTTTCGTCATACTCTGCCCAAGAGAGATAAATATCGGATTGAGTATCTGACATAGGAAATAGTATAAGAAATAAAATAAATCTTGGCTTTGGATTTCAGTCTTAAATACTTTATCAGGAAAAGTTAAATTATTTCCGTAGTCCTTTCCGTTAAAGCAATCCAACCCGGTTGCCACAGGTTACGATCTTTTAAGGCTTTAGCATTTAGCCAAAACCGCACCGATTGATCACAAGTTGCCTTAAGTTCAGCGAAGACCATATTTTTTTCATTCTGGCGATTAGTTACAATAAAGTGCCGCCAGCCGAAGGTATCTTGTCTGGCAGTCCACTTGGAGCCAACTAGATAAGGGAATTTTTGTTTTTTGGGCATTAATTTGGAGATTTATTATTGATATTTAAGATTAATCAACAAAGCACTAGAATTTAGTTGTAGCATAAGCCTATGTACTTTGAACCTGCTTACAATCGTTTACCCCTTGCCCCAATTGGTAAAAGAATTGGCAGCTTTGCGTTGGACTTTTTTGGCTGTGCTTTTATCGGCAAGCTTGGGGAATCTTTACTAGGGATCAATGAGCAGTCTGGTTGGGGTTTAGTTGTGTTTGCCCTAGTCTGGGGTGGCGATCGCGTTTTATTTGCAGGCAATAACCAAGGACAAAGTTTGGGACGGTGGTTACTGAGTCTTAAAACCGTGGATATGCAGTACGGTAAATCCTCAGGAATAGCTGAGCTATTTAAGCGGGAACTGGTTGTCTATCCATTTTTGGCATTTGTATTGGCTGCCTCCAAGTCTCCAACTTCTTTGGCATTATTTGCGGTTTTACCTTTAGTCATTGATGCTGCCTTTGCGATCGCTGACAGTCGAAAAATGCAAACTTTACATGATAAGTTAGGTAAAACCATTGTGATTGAGACCCGCCGAGGTTTTCAAGTTGATCAAAAGCTATCTAAATTATTTAGGCAACTGAGTAAAATGCCCCGCCCTAGTTTTCCTAAACGGAATGTTTCCGAGGGCAATTTTGATGATTACTTTAATCCCCGTCCACCTAAATCTTTTAAACGTCGACCTCGAAGACGGGAATAAGTAGAAGTCTAAACAACAAAACTAGACAGCAACAATACACTCAATTTCCACAGCCACATTTAACGGTAATCTTGCCACTTGTACACAGGAACGAGCAGGGGCTGGATCAAGAAAATACTGACCATATACGGCATTCATCGCCGCAAAATCTGCCATATCCGCCAAAAATACCGTGGTTTTAATCACATCCTTAAATTCAGCCCCCGATGCAGTTAATACAGCTTTGATATTTTGTAAAACCCGTTCAGTTTGGATAGTAATGTCACCAGTTTCTACCTTACCTGTATGGGGATTTAGGGGAATTTGTCCCGCCAAGTAGATCAATTTAGAATTAGCAGGTATGACGATCGCTTGATTATAGGGACCAACGGGTAAGGGTGCTTCGGCAGTGCGGATAACTTGAAAACTCATGAATTAACCTAGTAAATTTAGTAAATTATGGATTAGGAGGTTGCTTAAACATTTTGGCGTAATCTTGGTCATTTAGATCAGTTTCTGTGGTGTATGCCAAATTATCCGTACCAATTACCTCGGGGGCGATCGCAAACTGTTGGGCAAGTTCTAGCTTTTGTTTGATCTGTGGATTTAATTGTTTTAAAACATCAGCCCGTTCAGAGCGTTGACGATTCCTTTTGATAATCTTGCTATTTATGCCCTTAAGCACAAAATATCTAACCGTGGGGATGGTTAAAAATAAAATGGCATAACCCAATAATAGGTAATAGGAGCCAGCTATAATTCCCAAAAAGTCACTTAGCTCTGTACCGCCCAGTTGCCCCAGTAAAGAACCCAGAAATAAAGCTGAGCCTAAATAAAATACACCTAGGGCGATCGCTAAGGTAATTTTGCCTGCCCCTGCTTTACTAAATTGCCATATTTTTTCCTGTAGAAAACTATTACTAGGATTAGATTTAGAGCGATCGGCAGCCACTTTTTGTAGGTCGGGAAAACTATAGGCAAGGGTACCAATTTCCGTAACTTGGGGCAGTCCATTAAATTTGGTTAGCACGGGGATCATATAGTCTTCAAAACCCTCTTGAGTATCTGCAATCTCATCTAGGTAAGGAGCCACTTGTTCAGCTATGACTACGCCTTGGTGACTGCGGATCAACGCAGAAATCTCTTGACTCCGCCGTTCTTCCAGATCATAGTTAGGGTTTCCATCTCCAAATAAAAACGAAAAAATACTTTCGAGGAAGCCCATATTCGAGTCGTTTGCTTTGGATTTAATCCGATCTGGATGTTCGTAGTAGCTGGGCGCGAATATATTACCGAAATCAATCCAGAAGAAATTAGGAATAAAGTTGAACCCACCATCCCGATCATCAGACCTCCGATTATCATTATCACTACTCCGACTTTGGAGGGCAATTACCGCCAAGACTATACCAATTACGACGATCGCAATGGAAACCACTAATAAAATCCCAAAGGAAATTCTAATTAAATAAAATACCCATTTCCAAACTTGTCCTAACCATGCTTGCAGTCTCAGCTTAAAATTACGACTCCATAAAATTTGCCGCACTTGGGGCGAGAACACATAGACAATTTCCCCAGTTTCCGAGACTTGGAGATTACCACTGGTTTGCGTAGCTAGGGCTAATAGTTCCCTCTGCGCTAAATTTACATCTAAGCCAGATTGGGCAGCAACGTCACCTATAGTTACTCGATAGTTTAATTTTTCTACGGCTGTAATTACGGAAAATTGAGAACTCATAAGCTTTGATTACTGGAGGATCGTATAGTCGGCGTAGTTATCGAGTTCATTTTCGTTATGGTTAATAGTCGGAACTAAATACTGGGGAACGTTTATAGATTGGGTAAAGGTCTTTAAGATTTCTTGAGCTTGAGGATGATTAATCCTGCGCAAGGCACGCATTGCTGAATTACGAACCGAGCGATCGCCATCTTTGAGCATCATCGCTAGGGGATGAATACACTCAACAGAGCCAATTTCACCGAGAGCCGCCGCCGCATTACACCGCACATGGGGAAACTCATCATTATATAAGACATCGATTAATAAGGGTACAGATTGATCTATAGCCATTTGCCCTAAGGTACGAGCAGCAACGGTTCTAGTATCGCTAGACGGACTCTTCAGCATTTCTGACAGGGCGGGGATGCAGGGACTACCAATATTTTTGAGGGCTTGAGCAGCTTGAGATTGCACACTGAGATCGACATCAGTTAACCTTGCAGCAAGGGCAGTGCAGGCTAGGGGTGAGCGTATTTGTCCTAAAGCCCAAGCTGCTTCTAGTCTTACGGTTCTTACGGGATCGCCTAGGGCATTAATCAGGGCAGGAACGGCTAGGGGCGAGTTGATCTGTCCTAAGGAATGGGCGGCATGGATACGGACTAGTTCTTCCCCCCGTTTAAGAATATCCACCAGAGGTGAAACCGCACTTAAACCACCACGAGCTAGGGCTTTAGCCACAGATGCC
Encoded here:
- a CDS encoding HEAT repeat domain-containing protein, yielding MEDSGKSKIEASHKPEPPRLSDYNINSESEYKWQKSAPDVGGVAAILAEFDAATRSDQYSQALRKLIKSKHNIIPDLIARLDGDDLAIAKKAALALGYMQSPQAIPNLVEALGNPDRQLYSHAATALGCMGTMEAIRWLVKMLNHKSVQVQASVAKALARGGLSAVSPLVDILKRGEELVRIHAAHSLGQINSPLAVPALINALGDPVRTVRLEAAWALGQIRSPLACTALAARLTDVDLSVQSQAAQALKNIGSPCIPALSEMLKSPSSDTRTVAARTLGQMAIDQSVPLLIDVLYNDEFPHVRCNAAAALGEIGSVECIHPLAMMLKDGDRSVRNSAMRALRRINHPQAQEILKTFTQSINVPQYLVPTINHNENELDNYADYTILQ
- a CDS encoding RidA family protein, which produces MSFQVIRTAEAPLPVGPYNQAIVIPANSKLIYLAGQIPLNPHTGKVETGDITIQTERVLQNIKAVLTASGAEFKDVIKTTVFLADMADFAAMNAVYGQYFLDPAPARSCVQVARLPLNVAVEIECIVAV
- a CDS encoding phosphoribosyltransferase, with product MSDTQSDIYLSWAEYDEKIEQLAVKIYRSGWEFNQILCLARGGLRVGDIFSRIFNKPLAILSASSYDDKVRRPRLTFAKSISMTTPTLGDKVLLVDDLVDSGMTLGQTIVWLNEHEHYDVSEIRTAVIWYKAVSIYVPDFYVDYLPDSPWIHQPFEKYEHMDIAKLAQK
- a CDS encoding TIGR02450 family Trp-rich protein, which codes for MPKKQKFPYLVGSKWTARQDTFGWRHFIVTNRQNEKNMVFAELKATCDQSVRFWLNAKALKDRNLWQPGWIALTERTTEII
- a CDS encoding RDD family protein, translating into MYFEPAYNRLPLAPIGKRIGSFALDFFGCAFIGKLGESLLGINEQSGWGLVVFALVWGGDRVLFAGNNQGQSLGRWLLSLKTVDMQYGKSSGIAELFKRELVVYPFLAFVLAASKSPTSLALFAVLPLVIDAAFAIADSRKMQTLHDKLGKTIVIETRRGFQVDQKLSKLFRQLSKMPRPSFPKRNVSEGNFDDYFNPRPPKSFKRRPRRRE
- a CDS encoding aromatic ring-hydroxylating dioxygenase subunit alpha, whose protein sequence is MNVYSQSAKLQSVNNNLSKSATRSKVNQESADIRKIGLNPNFWYPLARSKNLRIGKPLAVTFAGEPIMLVRPEKGDLFALEDRCAHRQIPLHLGVVRGERVQCHYHCWTYDRQGSCVNIPYLDGQKHLPNGVHSYPVREAYGLIFVYTGDLNASGFSQFPEVQTFANPKYKTRILDRSISCHYSFMHENLMDMNHQFLHRSLMGLIRTTLLDIRAKDGWVEADYTFSRLAGKQSLGEKFIIGSRKIETDEIDKMTIRTGYPYQTLKFWMAGSSEPALDLWNCYVPTDREQRQNQTYGLLMIAKPSITMLIHLLWPFIVAFTNGIFAQDQEIVEVEQRAFDQQGADWNHEISPAILQLRKLLIHAGVPLNF